The genomic stretch CACCTTGCCGATACCCGCCGCGTCCTCCAGGCGGATGGGATAGCGCGACTGGAAGTCCTGCGCGGGCGCCACCATCTCCTGCCTGGAGAAGGCGGCGGCGGCGCGGCGCACCTGCCCATCCGGCATGGGGAGGTCCACCGAGCACGCGTCCGCCAGGATGGGAACGGCGAGGTGAGCCATGCGCTGCAGGATGAGGTCGTGCTCCAGGGACGACGCCAGCACCTCGCTGGCCTGGGCCAGGAAGGCCGCGTGCCGCTGCGCCCGGCGCATCTCGTCGTAGAGGGCCCGAAGCGTCGCCTCCTGCTTCTTCTCCGCGCTGATGTCCCGCGAGAACAGGACGACCCGCTCATGGACGCGAAACAACCGTTTCACGAACCAGCGGTCCTGGGGCTCGGTATGGCATTCGAACTCGGCGGATTCGCCCGTCCGGGCCACCTGGCGGAAGCGCTCCTGGAAGGAACGTTCCGTCCACTCCGGGTGCAGTTCCCAGAGCCTCCGGCCGAGCAGCTCCTGGCGCGGCCGGCCCAGGTGCCGCTCCAGCGAGGGATTCACATGGACACAGACTGCGTCCAGCGAGCAGACCACGACCGCTTCCGGCATCTGGTCCAGCAGGGCGGTATCCAGCCCGCTGGCGTCCGACCCGCCGTGGCTGGCGCCACCAGGGTCCTGTCCGGTCGAGAGTGAGTCCACGCGGTCGGTGTGAGAACGGGCCAAGGCGATGTACCTGCCGCTTAACATTTCCGCCGCGCCCACCCCACTGTCACGCGCCGGAAATCTGCAAGGCAGCCGACATTCTCACAGCTCGGGGGAAACGCCCTTCCCGCCCCCGCGGCGTGCCGGGCGCGCTCGCGGAGGCACTGTCCGGAGGTGGACAGTCTCACCGCCCGCCCGGGAGCGCGCTCAGGGCGACTGGAGGCCTTGGCGCCAGGCCTCGCGGCGGCGCTCCTGGGCTTCCCGCCGGTCGAGCGCGTCCTGCTCCTGCGCCGGCAGCTCCGCCAGCCGCGTGCGGTGCATGTTGATGCTCAGCTCGTAGAGCCCGCGGTCCCGCTCCGGCAGCACGTCATTGAACCGGGACAACACCTCGGTGGAGAAGGTGATGAAGTCCTCGGACACCTGACGGCGGTGGCCGTAGTACTCGCGAATCTGCTCCACCGTGGCGTCGGCGGACAGCACCTTGCCGTAGAGCTCGTTCCAGCGGCGGGACTCCGATTCGCGGCGCTCCAGTTCGGCCGGGTCCTGCGTGGGCGCGCCCATCCGCCAGTAGAGGTTGTCGGGCAGCTTCGCGCGAATCACCTGCAGGTCCACCGGGTGCACCTTCGGCGCGTTGTCGTCCGGCACTTCCTCGGGCGGCCGCGTCAGGTCCAACGGCGGCGGCGTGGCCCGCGGAGGAGGAGGCGGCGTTTGCGCCACGGAATGCGGCGCCATGGGCGTGGCGGCCTGCTTGACGACGGCGGGCGACTCCGGCGTCACCGGCTCCGTGTCCTGGCGAAGCGCGTACACCAGCGCCGCCACCACGAGGCCCGTCGCCACGACAAGGCCGGGCAGGCCCTTCCTCCATGCATTCACGGCCATGCTGCTCCGAATACCGCGCACGGCGTGGGCGCGGCAACCATCCACCACGAGATAGCGCAACGCATTACATCAGATGCCGCAATGCGTCGCATCCTTGGCGCAACGCAGCACCCGCGTCCCGCTCGTCGGGAACGTGAAACAACCACAATCCTCCTGACTCTGATGCAACGCCATTGTATACACGGTTTTCCCAACTAAACCCGGAGGTCCCCGAATGAAGAACCTGGTCCTGGCTGGACTCACAGCCGCCGCGCTCGTGCCCGCAGCCGCACGCGCGGAGGTGGTGATGTCCTCCATCGTCGACGTGCTGGTGGACGGTGGCAACAACTACAACTGGCAGAAGGTGGAGCTGCCGGGAACCAAGTGTGGCAATGGCTCCCAGTTCAAGTTCTGGGTGCACCGCACGGGTTCGCCCAACCTGATGTTCCTGTTCGAGGGTGGCGGCGCGTGCTGGGATTATGACACGTGTAGCGGCCGCGCGGGCCAGCTGGGCGCCGCCAATCCGAACGGCATCGCCGACGACTACATCACCCAGTTCACGGCCAAGTACGTGTCGCCGCTCGTCAACGGCGCGGACCCGGGCCTGCCGGGGCGCAGCAAGACGGACCTGGTGACGAAGGGTTGGAACATCGTCTACGTGCCGTACTGCACCGGTGACGTGCACGTGGGCAACAACGTGGCCACCTACGTCGATTCGACGGGGCAGAACCCGCCGCTGACGTGGCACCACAACGGCTACACCAACACGCTGGCGGTGGCGAACTACGCGAAGACGCAGTTCCCCAACGTCCAGAAGATGCTGATGACGGGCTACAGCGCGGGTGGCACGGCGACGGCGGCCGGCTACTACTTCCTGCGCAAGGCCATCAACCCGGCGCGTGGCTACCTGCTCAACGACTCCGGCCCCATCTTCCTGGCGCCCAACGCGAACTTCCGCTCGCGCGCGCTGCACGACAAGATTCGCCAGTCGTGGGACCTGAACTCCGTCTTCTCCCTGCTGCCGGGCACGTTCAGCCAGAGCGACTTCGGCACCATCAACCGCATGGTGGCGCAGGAGTTCCCCAACGACCAGTTGGCCTACACGGGCTACTCGCGCGACTACAACTACTCGCGCTTCTCCTATGAGCGCTTCCACACGCCCAACGACAAGGAGTCCGTGCTGGGCCACTGGAAGCAGGACCAGGACGCGCTGGTCACCGAGCTGAACAAGTACAACAACTTCAGCTATTTCATCCCGCACGAGCGCGCCATCAACGCCAGCCACTGCAGCACCATCATCACCTTCATCGGCGCGCACGCCTGCCAGCAGATGGAGAAGAAGCGCCACTGGTACGAGTACATGGAGTTCCCGTGGAGCCAGACGTACAAGTGCTACAGCGAGTTCGTGGGCATGGACACGTTCCTGTCGCGGTGGATCAACGGCAACCAGCGCATCCGCATCTACGAGCCCGCCAACGGCTACAACGCCGAGGACCCGGGCATGCAGATTGTCGCGCCGCTCATCAACGGCGCGCTGGGCGGGTAGCCACCGTCTGACGCCGGGCCTGGCCCGGTGACGCCACACCTGGAGCGGGACGTCGGGGATTCCCGGCGTCCCGCTTCGCCGTTTCAGGAGCCGGGCGAATGGCGCCTCTCCTGCCGCTGGCCACGCGGCCCGTGGGGCGATAGACGAAGCCACGCCATGGACAACCTCACCCACGGACTGCTCGGGCTCGCCATTGGCGCCATGCGCAGGCCCGACGTGGGCCCCGGCGCCCCGGAGCGCGCCTCCCCCACGGACCGCGCGGTGCTGGTGGCGTCGGTGCTCGCCGCGGAGCTGCCGGACCTGGACACCCTGCTGGCGCGCGGTGACGCGGTGACGGTGGCGCTCCAGGCCCACCGGGGGCTGTCCCACGCGTTGGTCGCCGCGCCGCTGGTGGCGCTCACCGCCACGCTGGCCGCCCGCGCCTGCTTCCGCGGCGCGCGGCTGGCGCCCGTGTTCCTCACCAGCCTGGCCTCCGTCGTCTTCGCGCACCTCTTGCCCGACTTGTGGACGGGCTGGGGGACGCGGGTGCTGCTGCCCTTCTCCGACAGCCGCCTGAGCCTGGACTGGACGATGGTGGTGGACCCCTGGGTGACGCTGCCGCTGCTCGCCGGAGCCATCCTTGCCTGGCGCCGGCGCGCGGACTGGCGACGGACGCTGCTCTGGGGCGCGGCCTGCTCCGTGGCATACGTGGGCTTCCGCGTGGCCACCTGGGCCGTGCTGACGCAGCGGGTAGAAGCGGCCTACCCCGCCGCGCAGGCCGTGCGTGTCTTTCCCCTGCCCTTCTCCGTGGGCACGTGGCGCTACGTGGCCACCCTGCCCGGTGACGTCTTCGCCGCGGGAGATGTCCCCTTGCTGGGTCCACCGTCGGAGGCCCGGCGCGCGCAGGCTTTCGGTAGCATGCTGCCGGAGGACGTGCAGGCCGTGCCGACGGTGCGCGAGGCGCTCGCCTGGGCCCGCTTCCCGCTCGTCCACGTGGAGCCGCTAGCCGAAGGAGGCCGGAAGGTGCGCATCGCCGACCTGCGCTACCACCTGCGCGGCGAGCCGACGCTGGCCTTCGTCATCCACCTGGACGCGTCCAACGCGGTGACCCACGCGCAGTTGGAGCGCGGTGGCAGCGCCAGCGAGCTGCTGCGCAGGTGGCGGGGCACTGACACCGCGGCGCCCTGAAGAAACACGAAGGCCCCGGCGGAGGCACGCAGCGCCCACCGGGGCCCGGACTTCAAGCCCGAGCGCCGCTCAGGTGAGGCCCGGCAGCTCCCCCGTGTAATCGGGGTTGCCGAACGTATTCACATTCACGCCGAAGGCCCGGGCAATGGACACCAGCAGCTTGTTGTGCGCCACGGCGCCACGCAGCGGCGTGCCGGGGCCCGTCCAGCCGCCCAGCGGGTTGGAGCCCGCGGCGCGCACGCGCAGGAAGCGGCCCATGCGGAAGCGGCCGCCCGCCCCGCCCGCGAGCACGGTGGGGACGCGCACGTTCATGTGGCCAGACGCGTCGCCCAGCTCGTTGCCCCAATAGATGAGCGTGTTGTCCAGCGCGGTGCCGCTGCCCTCCGGGATGTTGGCCAACTGCGTCATCAGGTAGGCCAACTGCTCGGCGTACCAGCGCTGAATCAGCACCATCTTTCCGCGGATGGTGCTCCGGCGGGGCTCATCCTGCACGTCGAGCAGGTGGGCGATGTCGTTGTGCGTGTCCTCGTGGATGCGAAGCCAGGGCATGGACGGCCCCGGAATCGTCATGGAGACGACGCGCGTCAGGTCACACGCGAAGGCTCGCGCGATGAGGTCCATGTGCAGCCGCGTCAGCACCGGCATGTTGTTGAGGTCCCCCAGGCCGCCCAGGCCGTAGGACGGCGGCGCGGCGCCGCCACCGCAAGCGGCCTCGCCGGACTGCTGCTTGGGGAGCGGCGCCGGGTCAATGGCCAGCGCCCCCAGACGCCGCTCGATGTCGCGCAGCGCCTCCAGGTGCGTCTCCAGCTTCTGGCGCTCGGCGCCCGCCAGGCGGTTGCGCAGGCGCGTGGCGTCCTTCATCAGGAAGTCCAGCAGGCTCTTGCGGCGCGCCCGGTTGCTCGCCACCTGCGCCGGGTCGGCGGTCGGCGAGGGCGCGTCACCGAAGAGGCGCTGGTACACGTTGGCCGGGTCGCGCTCGAAGGGGACGCGCGAGCCGTTCGCCGTGAAGCTGATGCTGTTGTAGACGTGCTGGCCACCGAACTGCTCCCAGGCGTTGAGCTGCAGGGAGCGGAAGCGCGTGCCACCACCGATGTGGTTGCCCAGCACCTGGTCCAGCGAGGCGCTCTCCGGCAGGTGGTCCCCGCTGCCGGTGTTGACCTTGCTTCCGGTGAGGAACGTCACCGGGCCGCCTTCATGGCCCGTCAGGCCCTGCTCGTAGAGGACCTGGTAGTCCAGGCCGTCCAGCACCAGGAGCTTGTCCCGGTGTTCTTGGAGCGGCGCGAGCATGGAGTTGGGGAAGTCGAGCGTGAAGTTCGTCTCCGAGCCCTGGGGATTCCAGAGCTCCGGGAGGCAGCCGTGCGAGGTGAACAGGGCCACGAAGCGCAGCGGCGGCGTGGTGCCCTGGGCATAGGCGTCGGTGGTGCCGAGCAGGTTGGCCAAGGGGAGCGCCGCCGTCGAGCCGGCCAGCGCCTGGAGCAGGGAGCGTCGGGAAAGTTCGCGGAGCATGGGGGCTACTCGGGGGAAGAGGTACGCCGGTGGACGAAATACGGGGAGCGCACGAGGCCAACGAGTGCATCGCCCATGCGCCACTCCGGGTTGGCCCGGAACATGGACCGCATGTCGGCCAGCATGTGCTCGTCGACGGGGGCCTCGTCACGTCCCATGGCGAAGCGGAAGAGCTGGAGCGGCACGCAGTCCCCCACGTCGTCGCTGGTCGCCAGCACGCGCGCCAGCGCCGCGGCGCCCGTGAAGGGGACCGTCCCCGTGGAGAGCTCCACGGCGCCGGAGGCATCCACCGCCAGGCCGTTCTCCACCGTGCGGTGCTTGCCCAGGCCGTCGAAGTCCTCGAAGCCGAAGCCGATGGGGTCCAGGGTCCGGTGGCAGCCCGCGCACGTCGGATTGTTGGTGTGGGCGGCGAAGCGTTCGCGCGTGGTGCGGTCCAGCACCGGCTCCGGCGGGATGATGGAGATGGTCGCCGGCGGCGGCGGCACCTCGCGGCACAGCAGGCGGTGCATGATGAACTTGCCCCGGCGGATGGGCGAGCTGGAGTCGAAGAGCGCGTAGGTGGCCAGCACGCTGGCGTGGGTGAGGATGCCCGCGCGCTCGGACGGCAGCGGCAGCCGGCCCAGCGTGCCGTCCGGCATGGAGGGCTGGGTGCCGTAGAAGTACGCCATGCGCGCGTCGGCGTAGGTGTAGTCGGCGTTGAGCAGCTCGCGAACCGAGCCGTTGCGCTCCTTCAGGATGTGGTTGATGAAGGCCCGCGTCTCCGCCTGGCTGGAGACCTTGAAGGCCGCGCTGAAGACCGGGAACACCTGGTTGTTCTTGGTGAGGTTGGCCTGGCCGGTGATGCCAATCCACTCCTCGACGAAGCGGTACAGGTGCCTCTGCGCCGCGGGCGTGGCCAGCAGCCGGCGGGCGTGCTTCTCACGCTCGTCCGGAGCGTCGAGCTGGCCCGCCTCGGCCGCGGCCAGCAGCTCCGCGTCGGCGGGGCCGGCGGTGATGGCGAAGGCCAGCGCGGTGGCGACTTCATGCGGCGTCATCCGCACCACCTGATTGGCGCCGGCACCCTCCGCGCCCAGCTCGGTGCGGTACAGGAAGGAGGCCGAGGAGAAGATGCCCTGGAGCACCATGCGGGCCCCGGTGCCCGGGTCCGTCCCCCTGCTCGACTCCTGCCACAGCACCAGGAAGTCGGCGACCTCGTCGTCGGTGACGGGCCGGCGGTAGGCGTGCGAGGCGATGCCGCGGATGAACTTCTCCGCGCACTCCAGCTCCGGAACGTCCGCCGCGCACGTCCAGTCCGCGCGCAGTTGGACCTTGCCGTACTCCGCGAGGTTGTTGGCGGCCACGTCAATCTGGTCCGCCAGCAAGGACGTGACCTGCAGCCGGTCATGGGTGGAGAACCCGAGGATGGTGTCCTCCGGCGCGAAGGCGTACGTCATCACCAGCGGCACCGTCGTGGGGAAGATGGCATTGACGCTGTTGTCGTACTCCGCACGCGTCATGCGCCGCACACGCGTCGCCGAAGCCTCGTCGACTTCAGGAGGCGTCCCCCCTGGCGGGGTTTTGTCGGAAGAGCACGACGCTGCTGACAGCAGCAAGGCCGCGGAAACAGAGAAACGGAAGAGTCGCATACGCAAGGCACCCTCGGACCAGCCACCCCCAGATTGGCCCCCTCTGAAGTGCTGGCTGGCGGACGATTCTAACCGCTTC from Myxococcus xanthus encodes the following:
- a CDS encoding pectin acetylesterase-family hydrolase produces the protein MKNLVLAGLTAAALVPAAARAEVVMSSIVDVLVDGGNNYNWQKVELPGTKCGNGSQFKFWVHRTGSPNLMFLFEGGGACWDYDTCSGRAGQLGAANPNGIADDYITQFTAKYVSPLVNGADPGLPGRSKTDLVTKGWNIVYVPYCTGDVHVGNNVATYVDSTGQNPPLTWHHNGYTNTLAVANYAKTQFPNVQKMLMTGYSAGGTATAAGYYFLRKAINPARGYLLNDSGPIFLAPNANFRSRALHDKIRQSWDLNSVFSLLPGTFSQSDFGTINRMVAQEFPNDQLAYTGYSRDYNYSRFSYERFHTPNDKESVLGHWKQDQDALVTELNKYNNFSYFIPHERAINASHCSTIITFIGAHACQQMEKKRHWYEYMEFPWSQTYKCYSEFVGMDTFLSRWINGNQRIRIYEPANGYNAEDPGMQIVAPLINGALGG
- a CDS encoding metal-dependent hydrolase, which encodes MDNLTHGLLGLAIGAMRRPDVGPGAPERASPTDRAVLVASVLAAELPDLDTLLARGDAVTVALQAHRGLSHALVAAPLVALTATLAARACFRGARLAPVFLTSLASVVFAHLLPDLWTGWGTRVLLPFSDSRLSLDWTMVVDPWVTLPLLAGAILAWRRRADWRRTLLWGAACSVAYVGFRVATWAVLTQRVEAAYPAAQAVRVFPLPFSVGTWRYVATLPGDVFAAGDVPLLGPPSEARRAQAFGSMLPEDVQAVPTVREALAWARFPLVHVEPLAEGGRKVRIADLRYHLRGEPTLAFVIHLDASNAVTHAQLERGGSASELLRRWRGTDTAAP
- a CDS encoding DUF1552 domain-containing protein, yielding MLRELSRRSLLQALAGSTAALPLANLLGTTDAYAQGTTPPLRFVALFTSHGCLPELWNPQGSETNFTLDFPNSMLAPLQEHRDKLLVLDGLDYQVLYEQGLTGHEGGPVTFLTGSKVNTGSGDHLPESASLDQVLGNHIGGGTRFRSLQLNAWEQFGGQHVYNSISFTANGSRVPFERDPANVYQRLFGDAPSPTADPAQVASNRARRKSLLDFLMKDATRLRNRLAGAERQKLETHLEALRDIERRLGALAIDPAPLPKQQSGEAACGGGAAPPSYGLGGLGDLNNMPVLTRLHMDLIARAFACDLTRVVSMTIPGPSMPWLRIHEDTHNDIAHLLDVQDEPRRSTIRGKMVLIQRWYAEQLAYLMTQLANIPEGSGTALDNTLIYWGNELGDASGHMNVRVPTVLAGGAGGRFRMGRFLRVRAAGSNPLGGWTGPGTPLRGAVAHNKLLVSIARAFGVNVNTFGNPDYTGELPGLT
- a CDS encoding DUF1592 domain-containing protein yields the protein MLVKRLESSASQHFRGGQSGGGWSEGALRMRLFRFSVSAALLLSAASCSSDKTPPGGTPPEVDEASATRVRRMTRAEYDNSVNAIFPTTVPLVMTYAFAPEDTILGFSTHDRLQVTSLLADQIDVAANNLAEYGKVQLRADWTCAADVPELECAEKFIRGIASHAYRRPVTDDEVADFLVLWQESSRGTDPGTGARMVLQGIFSSASFLYRTELGAEGAGANQVVRMTPHEVATALAFAITAGPADAELLAAAEAGQLDAPDEREKHARRLLATPAAQRHLYRFVEEWIGITGQANLTKNNQVFPVFSAAFKVSSQAETRAFINHILKERNGSVRELLNADYTYADARMAYFYGTQPSMPDGTLGRLPLPSERAGILTHASVLATYALFDSSSPIRRGKFIMHRLLCREVPPPPATISIIPPEPVLDRTTRERFAAHTNNPTCAGCHRTLDPIGFGFEDFDGLGKHRTVENGLAVDASGAVELSTGTVPFTGAAALARVLATSDDVGDCVPLQLFRFAMGRDEAPVDEHMLADMRSMFRANPEWRMGDALVGLVRSPYFVHRRTSSPE